A genomic region of Colletotrichum destructivum chromosome 1, complete sequence contains the following coding sequences:
- a CDS encoding Putative ankyrin repeat-containing domain superfamily has translation MTALSMACEDGMFSAALSLLEAGADATGESDGLVEGADPALRIYEQKPLELALLARSKQTNGRTAAVKQRLINRLIELGADPDATVCISARCNWTGPLLLKLIRARRRWEAEMLLSSGLLDIDQRDSHGATSLTWTLSTCHGDPFTASILLRRGAKMDEEVLGTVINKLVRLADARDDWGVISLLTRDPKLLRIFHVLYSHCFWAASRSGDAVATRFLQDSPRSIVRTVTEMLKHGISLTKTGVIKVLRFNKNKERVPGPVIADMFS, from the coding sequence ATGACGGCCCTGAGCATGGCGTGCGAAGACGGCATGTTCTCTGCAGCCCTGTCACTTTTGGAAGCCGGAGCGGACGCCACGGGAGAGTCGGACGGCTTGGTCGAGGGGGCCGACCCCGCGCTCCGCATCTACGAGCAGAAGCCGCTCGAGTTGGCGCTGCTGGCTCGGTCCAAGCAAACAAacgggaggacggcggcagtGAAGCAGCGGCTCATCAACCGTCTCATCGAGTTGGGCGCCGACCCGGACGCAACGGTCTGCATTTCGGCGCGCTGCAACTGGACGGGGCCTCTCTTGCTGAAGCTCATCCGCGCGAGGCGTCGTTGGGAGGCTGAGATGTTGCTCTCCTCGGGCCTCTTGGACATTGATCAACGCGACTCCCACGGTGCGACGAGCCTTACCTGGACACTCTCCACGTGCCATGGGGACCCTTTCACGGCGTCGATTTTGTTGCGGCGTGGTGCcaagatggacgaggaggtgTTGGGCACCGTCATCAACAAGCTGGTGCGGCTGGCGGATGCGCGAGATGATTGGGGTGTGATCAGCCTCCTGACGCGAGATCCCAAGCTGTTGAGGATATTCCATGTGTTGTACTCGCACTGCTTTTGGGCGGCATCGAGAAGCGGCGATGCGGTGGCAACGCGGTTTCTGCAGGATTCGCCTAGGTCAATCGTGCGTACGGTTACGGAGATGCTGAAGCACGGAATCAGTCTGACTAAAACAGGAGTCATTAAGGTGTTGCGATTCAACAAAAATAAGGAGAGAGTGCCAGGACCTGTCATCGCGGATATGTTTTCATAA
- a CDS encoding Putative Chromo-like domain superfamily protein: protein MTVQKGTAVDAAWSSRLEVTKVICTFESDGQVFYGVVAEAPDPLVWDWPDDRQLLWVYDDGKSVKVWQECVERPRPGNPAWASCLQSIVGCYENDGGNVSYAVRWNGYACPTWEAEEDMSNYSHLLAEHNRACKCRGRS, encoded by the coding sequence ATGACAGTGCAAAAAGGCACGGCGGTCGATGCGGCATGGTCGTCACGTCTTGAAGTAACCAAGGTCATCTGCACCTTCGAGAGTGACGGCCAAGTGTTCTATGGCGTAGTCGCAGAGGCTCCCGATCCCCTCGTGTGGGATTGGCCAGACGATCGTCAACTTCTATGGGTTTATGACGACGGAAAATCCGTCAAAGTATGGCAAGAATGTGTTGagcgacctcggccgggcAATCCTGCTTGGGCGTCATGTCTCCAGTCCATTGTGGGCTGCTATGAGAACGATGGTGGCAATGTTTCGTACGCCGTCAGGTGGAACGGATACGCATGTCCCACGTGGGAAGCAGAGGAGGACATGTCAAACTACAGCCACCTACTGGCAGAGCACAATCGGGCTTGCAAGTGCAGGGGAAGGTCGTGA
- a CDS encoding Putative Immunoglobulin-like domain-containing protein, with translation MGASLPSGCRPIKMWCQCSISSDVISDWVSSMSPHTESPRCSAVPSEGAHAIRDWRHETALSMPGLARTPCPATTPRLALSSEGHANRIRPHITISDQHLQPSAGAHQTAHVVFYDEKRQPGRQARTARAEIRCSASGYNLNGCAMSAVDDATEWEDSTEASETFVERLRFVRRVDLGGTAAGRSLIRIMLEQSRVGIRDKGADACAA, from the coding sequence ATGGGAGCCTCACTTCCTTCTGGTTGCCGGCCAATCAAAATGTGGTGTCAATGTTCAATTTCTTCCGACGTCATTAGCGACTGGGTTTCTTCCATGTCGCCTCATACCGAAAGCCCTCGATGTTCGGCAGTACCGTCAGAAGGGGCACACGCCATTCGCGATTGGCGACACGAAACAGCGCTGTCGATGCCCGGCCTCGCCAGGACACCTTGCCCCGCCACGACACCTCGTCTTGCGCTTTCCTCCGAGGGACATGCGAATCGAATACGACCCCACATCACCATCAGCGACCAGCATTTGCAGCCTTCCGCCGGGGCTCATCAGACTGCGCACGTCGTGTTTTACGACGAGAAACGTCAACCAGGGCGTCAAGCAAGAACAGCAAGAGCGGAAATCAGATGCAGTGCTTCTGGTTACAACTTGAACGGATGCGCCATGAGCGCCGTGGACGACGCGACAGAGTGGGAAGACTCCACCGAAGCTAGCGAGACTTTTGTGGAACGTCTTCGGTTTGTCCGCCGCGTGGATTTGGGTGGTACGGCAGCCGGTCGTTCTCTGATCAGGATCATGTTGGAGCAGTCTAGGGTTGGCATCAGAGACAAAGGGGCAGACGCATGCGCGGCATAG
- a CDS encoding Putative extracellular membrane protein, CFEM — protein sequence MPSTKSCRSLALVFLVLQLAVAIVKATSAAEVLSQVPTCASECISSTFFMSACDPEDVTACICSSIAVQAELSACVQTHCPFGDQLTAATVEGVLCEAYPKESRSLEVRRTLIISCSLVFIIVALRLFTRMKYAGGLWGDDYTTIFAAALMITLTAVYLHITSIGFGMHYWTIPVGNGIVIRKMLYVGNLVYTVLQAAVKLSIVLFLGRIFPSQTFQRIAQGIEVILLLHGTLFTIPFAVQCTPVQSIWDRTITDRRCLNLQAVGYSSGGLAMAEDIAILLLPIPHVWQLKISLPRRLTVIALFSVGSFACVTSAIRIKYLVEYSTTFDETWDHVDIVVWSFIEQSMAMLCASLPTLRLLLVHIASRRRPGSSESFFHRETPKQMWRWSFERLRRCRMRKQKDSDPAPRQTGEGVLVTTTVEVDRQSYMAIDVPPFPPPAYSGPRNNA from the exons ATGCCCTCAACAAAGTCCTGCCGGTCGCTGGCTCTCGTGTTTCTGGTTCTCCAGCTAGCTGTTGCTATCGTGAAGGCAAcgtcggccgccgaggttctTTCGCAGGTCCCGACATGTGCT TCTGAGTGTATCAGCAGCACATTCTTCATGTCCGCCTGCGATCCAGAAGACGTGACTGCTTGTATCTGTTCTAGCATTGCCGTCCAGGCGGAACTATCGGCATGTGTGCAAACACACTGTCCGTTTGGGGATCAACTAA CTGCCGCGACGGTGGAAGGAGTCCTATGCGAAGCGTATCCCAAGGAATCCCGGAGCTTGGAAGTCCGACGTACGCTCATCATCAGCTGCAGTCTCGTGTTCATCATCGTGGCACTTCGCCTTTTTACGAGGATGAAGTACGCCGGTGGCCTGTGGGGGGACGACTATACGACCATCTTCGCGGCG GCCCTGATGATCACTCTGACTGCAGTCTACCTGCACATCACAAGCATTGGTTTCGGCATGCACTACTGGACGATACCGGTGGGGAACGGCATTGTTATCCGCAAG ATGCTTTACGTTGGAAACTTGGTTTACACTGTCCTTCAAGCTGCCGTGAAGCTGTCGATCGTGCTTTTCCTCGGCCGCATCTTCCCGTCACAAACCTTCCAGAGAATCGCTCAGGGAATCGAGGTCATCCTCCTGCTTCACGGCACGCTCTTCACCATCCCATTTGCGGTGCAATGCACGCCCGTACAATCGATCTGGGATCGCACCATCACCGACCGCCGCTGTCTGAACTTGCAGGCGGTGGGATACAGCAGCGGCGGACTGGCCATGGCGGAAGATATCGCCATCTTACTCCTGCCGATCCCCCACGTTTGGCAGCTGAAGATTTCTCTCCCGCGGCGCCTGACAGTTATTGCGCTGTTCAGTGTCGGTTCCTT CGCCTGCGTGACATCGGCCATCCGGATCAAGTATCTGGTGGAGTACAGTACTACGTTCGATGAGACGTGGGACCATGTCGACATTGTGGTATGGTCATTCATTGAGCAGTCCATGGCGATGCTATGTGCGAGTTTACCCACTCTGCGTTTGCTACTTGTCCACATCGCGTCCCGACGTCGTCCCGGATCGTCGGAGAGCTTTTTTCACAGAGAGACTCCGAAACAAATGTGGCGTTGGTCTTTTGAGAGATTGAGACGATGCAGAATGCGGAAGCAAAAAGACAGCGATCCCGCGCCCCGACAAACAGGTGAGGGAGTTCTCGTAACGACAACGGTGGAGGTCGACCGCCAGTCCTACATGGCCATTGACGTGCCGCCTTTTCCACCGCCTGCCTACTCTGGGCCGAGGAACAATGCATAA
- a CDS encoding Putative fungal-type protein kinase, which translates to MADQSESDIIKANPIASGLASFLDLFQSTCRDSTNRSEAVEQLELEDLRNLSFILLSTLQSLPTARLLPAPSGRGTLRSDLLRFQLQLEDDCYLDRIKPLLRVALADNPDDESIWLQVRSLVVEATPPPRTIASSLQQTPWLHNTSSFANSSEHRRYVDDILKRELGTMYVGLPGFRHAYFGGVHGLEPASKEFFDQCCLDSGDLFFQDGWQGWPQDANEKKVLEWLGGFIEKLSVFANAQRSNTTHQRRLLAEPNKPIHGSTAERKLDVGFVNHVKAGKGSRFHWKQVLVPGELKSNPSADTASKAWLDLGRYAREVLAAQDTRRFVLGFTLCGSLMRVWAFDRLGAIASEQFDINKDGLQFVSTVLGFLWMDEDALGFDPTVMTLNGERFIEIERNGSMEKIVIDGIILRARCVAGRATTCWKAHPEGHPETLLIVKDSWQYPERNEEGDLLREVADKGVINVARYYHHETVHVHEANDDVWNNIRHGLDITTATNYRPGRQLPTSNVSKDVPRQGRSSTNKKRLSSQTDSALPLSKRSCSVSPTKASSAPSNRVHLRIITRDRGEPIYKASSRSALLAALVGCIKGHESLHEAGILHRDISINNLMINEDSSNPSWPAFLIDLDLAIREQREGASGAKGKTGTRAFMAIGALLGEQHSFMHDLESFFWVLFWICIHYDENGKDIGPTEFDSWNYESDNKLILSKVGTVGDESLFLKIAADCFTPYYQPLIIWVNKLRKGVFPSGERWKRPEPGLYSSMINILHDAQLDSKVTAGG; encoded by the exons ATGGCCGATCAGTCAGAGTCCGATATTATCAAAGCAAATCCTATTGCAAGCGGTCTTGCTTCTTTTCTAGATTTGTTTCAATCAACTTGCAGAGACTCTACCAACAGGTCAGAAGCAGTGGAACAGCTCGAGCTGGAAG ACCTCCGAAATCTCAGTTTCATTCTTCTTTCGACACTACAAAGCCTTCCGACTGCGCGTTTGCTGCCTGCACCGTCAGGCCGCGGCACTCTCCGCAGTGACCTGCTCCGATTCCAACTCCAGCTTGAAGATGACTGTTACCTCGACCGCATTAAACCTCTTTTGAGAGTAGCCCTTGCCGACAACCCTGACGATGAATCGATTTGGCTTCAAGTTAGGAGTCTTGTCGTCGAAGCCACCCCGCCTCCCCGAACGATAGCCTCTTCACTTCAACAAACACCCTGGCTGCACAACACGAGCAGTTTTGCGAACTCGTCCGAACACCGCAGATATGTTGACGATATACTGAAAAGGGAGCTTGGCACTATGTATGTCGGGCTTCCCGGCTTTCGACACGCATATTTTGGAGGTGTGCATGGACTTGAGCCAGCATCCAAGGAGTTCTTCGATCAGTGCTGCCTCGATAGTGGCGATCTTTTTTTTCAAGATGGCTGGCAGGGATGGCCCCAGGATGCCAACGAGAAAAAGGTGCTGGAGTGGCTCGGGGGCTTCATTGAGAAGCTATCAGTGTTCGCCAACGCCCAGCGGTCAAACACAACACATCAGCGAAGGCTTCTAGCAGAACCCAACAAGCCAATACACGGTTCCACAGCAGAGCGGAAGCTGGATGTCGGGTTCGTCAACCACGTCAAGGCTGGGAAAGGGTCTCGGTTCCACTGGAAGCAGGTGCTGGTGCCCGGTGAACTCAAGAGCAACCCGTCTGCCGACACAGCTTCCAAGGCGTGGCTCGACCTCGGGAGATATGCGAGGGAAGTGCTCGCTGCACAGGACACCCGACGCTTTGTCCTGGGCTTTACGCTCTGTGGGTCTCTCATGAGAGTGTGGGCATTTGACCGGCTTGGAGCCATTGCATCAGAGCAGTTCGACATCAACAAAGATGGGTTGCAGTTCGTGTCCACGGTTCTTGGGTTTCTATGGATGGACGAAGATGCCTTGGGGTTCGATCCGACGGTCATGACATTGAACGGCGAACGCTTTATTGAGATTGAGCGGAATGGTTCCATGGAGAAGATTGTAATTGACGGGATAATCCTACGAGCACGCTGTGTGGCTGGCCGGGCTACGACATGCTGGAAAGCCCACCCTGAAGGACATCCAGAGACGCTGCTCATTGTCAAAGATTCGTGGCAATACCCTGAACGCAACGAGGAGGGTGATCTCTTGCGTGAGGTGGCAGACAAAGGGGTTATAAATGTCGCCCGTTATTATCACCACGAAACGGTTCATGTCCACGAGGCAAACGATGATGTCTGGAACAACATTCGTCACGGACTAGATATCACTACAGCAACAAACTACCGTCCAGGACGCCAATTACCAACGAGCAACGTGTCAAAGGATGTTCCTCGACAGGGCCGCAGTAGCACCAACAAGAAGCGTCTGTCCAGCCAAACTGATTCTGCTTTGCCTTTAAGCAAGCGGTCCTGCTCTGTATCTCCAACAAAGGCCTCTAGTGCACCGTCAAATCGGGTTCATCTACGTATCATTACCCGGGATCGCGGCGAGCCCATCTACAAGGCGAGCTCTCGATCAGCGCTGCTTGCTGCCCTGGTAGGCTGTATTAAGGGTCATGAGTCTTTGCACGAGGCGGGCATCCTCCACAGAGACATCTCCATCAACAATCTCATGATCAACGAGGACAGTAGCAATCCATCCTGGCCTGCATTCTTGAtcgaccttgacctcgccaTTCGGGAGCAACGTGAGGGTGCTTCGGGTgccaagggcaagacggGCACGCGGGCTTTCATGGCTATTGGGGCGCTGCTGGGCGAGCAGCACTCGTTCATGCATGACCTCGAGTCGTTCTTCTGGGTGCTGTTCTGGATATGTATCCATTacgacgagaacggcaaggACATTGGTCCCACTGAATTTGACAGCTGGAATTACGAGAGTGACAACAAGTTGATTCTATCAAAAGTTGGTACGGTTGGTGATGAGAGTCTCTTTCTCAAGATTGCAGCAGATTGTTTCACACCGTACTATCAACCATTGATTATATGGGTCAACAAGCTGCGGAAAGGGGTGTTTCCAAGTGGTGAGAGGTGGAAAAGGCCGGAGCCTGGGCTCTACTCTTCAATGATAAATATTCTTCACGACGCGCAGCTGGATTCAAAAGTTACGGCGGGCGGATAA
- a CDS encoding Putative AAA+ ATPase domain, ATPase, AAA-type, core — protein MNEELKQMLLADIRSFLDPKARAWYANRGIPYRRGYLLYGCPGTGKSSLSMSIAGCFGLDIYVLSLAGINDVQLSALFTELPQRCVVLLEDFDAVGTTRSRETDTDEFDSRSEASRGSSKTPGTLSLSGLLNVLDGVASQEGRVLIMTTNHIEHLDDALIRPGRVDRKIEFQLAGSDVITKLFRTVFEQSEEELPDVEQRAKNNQEVQRLAIEFVGVVPELEFSPADILSFLLANRGSPPGALSNAERWVSQTKKKVGLRRNTSWVHSN, from the coding sequence ATGAACGAGGAGCTGAAGCAGATGCTTCTTGCGGACATTCGCTCATTCCTCGACCCGAAAGCGCGAGCCTGGTACGCTAACCGGGGGATACCCTACCGGCGAGGGTACCTCTTATATGGTTGCCCTGGAACTGGAAAGTCGAGCCTCAGTATGTCCATCGCCGGCTGTTTCGGGCTGGACATTTACGTACTTAGTCTTGCCGGCATCAACGACGTGCAACTTAGTGCCTTGTTCACCGAGCTTCCTCAACGTTGTGTCGTCTTACTTGAAGATTTCGACGCAGTCGGAACGACACGATCCCGGGAGACCGACACTGATGAGTTCGACTCTCGATCAGAGGCATCACGAGGTTCATCCAAGACGCCCGGGACTCTTTCGTTGTCTGGACTCTTAaatgtcctcgacggcgtggcTTCGCAGGAGGGGCGTGTTCTCATCATGACGACAAACCACATAGAGCATCTAGATGATGCTCTGATACGACCTGGCCGCGTCGACAGGAAAATCGAGTTCCAACTTGCCGGTTCCGATGTTATCACAAAGCTGTTCCGTACTGTATTTGAACAGTCAGAAGAGGAGCTGCCTGATGTGGAGCAGCGAGCCAAGAACAACCAGGAAGTTCAGCGGTTGGCGATTGAATTTGTAGGCGTGGTACCCGAGTTGGAATTCAGTCCAGCTGACatcctttctttccttctcgcAAACAGGGGCTCTCCCCCGGGTGCTTTGAGCAACGCGGAGAGATGGGTTTCCCAAACCAAAAAGAAAGTAGGGCTGAGACGAAATACCTCTTGGGTTCACAGTAATTGA
- a CDS encoding Putative F-box domain-containing protein produces MQRLPIEIMTYVTKSLDLHDLFNLSLVRSQLRYLVTDDNICRAVLEINAPYSADVQNAYSSKQYARCLRRLVKIQNAVATAAPYSTAIVAHADDFMYCDGMLCYTQGYDTLRLLHLHGSADSEIVIDIRPLLLSIPGLAIEGSEFKFRPVHFACGIITCLYSTPKTGGQRHLIFIDVQQTRLLTAHRLESTSKLFARNNRECLYYGTHSVTRDDGFKRWVLRRFDICKEQWAADHLVLEDLVGSDIGSTVCFEIIDNSQPMLHTFS; encoded by the exons ATGCAACGGCTTCCCATCGAGATCATGACCTACGTAACAAAATCGCTGGACTTACACGACTTGTTCAACCTCAGCCTAGTTCGTTCCCAGTTAAGATATCTCGTAACAGACGACAATATTTGTCGGGCTGTGCTTGAG ATCAATGCCCCATACTCTGCCGACGTCCAAAACGCCTACTCCTCAAAGCAATACGCCCGTTGCTTGCGACGACTAGTCAAGATCCAGAATGCTGTCGCCACCGCAGCGCCATACTCCACCGCGATCGTTGCTCACGCGGATGACTTCATGTACTGCGACGGCATGCTTTGCTACACGCAAGGCTACGACAcgctccgcctccttcatTTACATGGATCTGCGGACTCGGAGATAGTTATCGACATCCGTCCGCTACTGTTGTCTATTCCAGGACTAGCCATCGAGGGTAGCGAGTTCAAGTTTCGACCAGTACACTTCGCCTGCGGGATTATAACCTGTCTTTACAGTACACCAAAGACAGGAGGCCAACGCCATCTCATCTTCATAGATGTGCAGCAAACGAGGCTTCTAACAGCCCATCGTCTCGAATCAACGTCCAAGCTGTTTGCACGCAACAACAGGGAATGTCTCTACTATGGCACCCACTCAGTGACTAGAGATGACGGCTTCAAAAGATGGGTTCTAAGGCGATTCGACATCTGCAAGGAACAGTGGGCTGCAGACCACTTGGTTCTCGAGGACCTAGTCGGATCTGACATCGGCTCTACCGTTTGCTTTGAAATCATCGATAACTCTCAGCCAATGCTTCATACATTCTCATAA